In Acidisarcina polymorpha, the DNA window AAAGCCCGGATTCTTCTTCAGCTGGCGGAAGGCAAAGCGCAGATCTTGCAACAACATGATGAAGTACTCCCGCGGTCGAGATGTGCACGTCAACCACCATCATGAGGCGACGGTAAATTGTAGAAAGAAAGCAGGAGAGAGGACCTCGTGCTAAAAACCGTGTCCGGGAACACAGGAAGTCTGTTCAGAAATGAACAACGGAGTGCAGCAAAATTTGCCCGGAAAAGCTCTCAACCAGGATTCGTGCGAGAAGACTAAGACTTGATCCATCGATAGAGAGCGAGCAGATGCTCCACGGACATACCGTTGATGGTCATTCCCGCGAGGGCGGAACATCGAAACCCTGAGACACAAACGGTAACGGGCGGCTCAACTCGCAGGCGAAATATTCTTCTTGCGGCTCAACACGCTCCCGACCTTTACGCGTGACACGGTTGAGGCGTGGTCGATTTTCCGCCAGAATCCGACAAAATAATCCACCGCCGAGATGATCGAGACTACCACCATGAAGTAGATCGCGGTGATCGCCGTTGGATACACCCACAACGTAAACCAGCCGAAATGCCACTCATACCAGCGATGCGCCAGGATCGTCGCCACCACGGACACAATCTGGATGACCGTCTTCAGCTTGCCGAGGTTGCTCGCCTCAATGGTAAATCCCTCAGAGCTGGCGATGGACCTCAACCCGCTCACCAGGAACTCCCGCCCGATCACCAGGACCGCGATCCAAGGCTTCATCACGTGGGGGTTATAGCTCACCAGGCAAATGAACGCCGCGCTGATCATCAACTTGT includes these proteins:
- the pgsA gene encoding CDP-diacylglycerol--glycerol-3-phosphate 3-phosphatidyltransferase, translating into MNLPNSITLSRILSVPVLIWLLSPSFPLHDASFGQQEIIASLVFITASITDGVDGYLARRRGQITTIGMLLDPLADKLMISAAFICLVSYNPHVMKPWIAVLVIGREFLVSGLRSIASSEGFTIEASNLGKLKTVIQIVSVVATILAHRWYEWHFGWFTLWVYPTAITAIYFMVVVSIISAVDYFVGFWRKIDHASTVSRVKVGSVLSRKKNISPAS